The Vanessa atalanta chromosome 18, ilVanAtal1.2, whole genome shotgun sequence DNA window TGTACCATGTGACACTTCCAGAGTTACGTGTGCTTTTCCAGACGGTggtttcgatttaattttggGTAAAAATCCTTTAGATTTACTTGTACCTGCTGTAGCTGGCTTGGGCATTGTGTGGTGATTCCATTTATAGGGAACTTAAAagaaagaattatatataataaacttgatatcataaattaatagtaataattggTTACTTACTATATGCGGAGCAAGGAATTCCTGTATAAGCATGTACTGCATGAAAACACCGATGAGTTTTACTCGTGCATAGGCATGGGTTATCAGGGATAGCACTCATTTTGTATAATTCACTTTCTCCATAATCAAAATCTATTGCCTTTTCAGGTAAATTATCCAAATGTCGCTTTCCACTTTTTTGTAGTTTTCTTAAACTTTCATATAGAAATTTTTCAAAACTGCTAAATGAATAATCGGTGCTATTATAAGGACCCAACCCAACATTCGATAGACTAGATTTGTTAAATTCATCAATAGCCCTTTTCACTAAGACAGCCTCATTAGCTTTACTTGTCCTTATTTGTAAACGTTTAAGTTCTAATAAATGCTGAAAGATTTTTCGTTCGCAGTAATATCTGAAATCGTAATATCGgtgattaaaatgtatattaaaatgttaaaacaatattgcggatatcattaaaaaatatatcaaatagaaatattacctcctcatatttgtttgtattctTTGTGTGACAGACTTCATATCTACAGCTTTTTTATCCCCTGGTTTTCGAACCGGTATTTTACTGTCAGATTTTCCTATATGTCTTGCACTCCTGCGTTGTTGGTAGTACGCATTAAGTCTTGGGCTCATAATAAAACGTTGAACTGGGCGTGGACTCGGTTCAAAACCAGAATCCATTAAGCCGCTAGATTCATAACCTCTTTCCGAATTCTCACTTTTTGACCTGATAGTAATTCTACTTTTCAATCTACCTTTCTTCCGAAAACGTTTCCTCCGACCATTTGCTTCTGATAGACTATAGTAAATTTCATTATCACTTATACTGGGGATTCTTCCGAATGAACTTTCTCTTACAGCGCGCATGGTTTCTTCGCCCATAGTGtttgattttttcaatattcCGACGCTTAACTCAGCCGTACCTACAGTATCCGATAGAACTTTATAACTTTCGGTTTCATAAATACTGCTTTTTCTACTGCTTACTTGACTATCTTTTGAAGATTTACTAATACGCCTAGGAGAAATTTGTGACAGTGGTAGACTTGTTTCACAATCTCTTTCATCTGGACCCTGATTTATTGTATCATTATCTAGTATTGTTATAATACCTTTATCAGGAATTTGAATATCTTCACTGCTAGCGGCTTTAGAAATAGTTAGAACTTCATCATGATCTTTTGCTAAAACACTTTCACTTTGCTTAAGAAGTTCTTTTTCAGTTTTTTcatcatttttgttatttataatatgctcTCCCATTAAACATTCGGAGGCATTATCTGATTccttaattttgattatttcgtCTTTGTTTGAAAAAGATACGCTCGGTGAACTCTTGTCTTCTTGATCTTTACCTAGATTTTCTATACTTGACTTAGAATCATCTTTACTGtcagaattaattttatctgggccagataaaatttgaaaagatgttattttctttatatctaAACTATTGTCATTGCTGTCTCTTTGTTGTATTTGTGCATTTTGTGTTTCATCGTTCGTGtgtttatctattattaattgTTCATTTTCAAGAGTTTCTGGTTCTTTATCTACTTCTTTTAATGAATCAGGTCTATCTATTTcactttttaaattagattcatCTTTTACTTTATCGGAATCATGAATAGTTTTAGTTATATCTTCTTCATCAGTTTTCAAACTGAAACTTTTTTCAGTTGTATCCTTTTCAGTAGATGGCTCGATTTTATCCAGCGCTTTTATCTCTACCTTTTCTTCTATCACATTGCTCTGAAAATCTTCTTCTTTTTGTGTTTTATCATCTTGCTTTGATTGTTCATCTAAATCTTTATGCATAACAGATAAATTTGTAGTTTCTATTGAAACATTATTCGATGAATCCAAAGTGACAGTTAGCTCAGAATTCCCATGCTGACTAGATTCACGTTCCATATGAATTTGAGCTTCTGTAATTACCATATTAGTTTTAACTGATATTGTATCAGTTTCTGTTTCACTGTGAGCTTTATTTCTTGATACTTCGGCTTCTGTTACTGGTTCGATTTCTAAGTTTGTTTCGAACGAGTTAGAGGGTAGacttttacttttactattatCTTCTGCTTCAATATCTTGAggcttgttaatatttttaaatttaacaatattcacGCTTTGTTTTTCACTATCGTTTTCGATTCTAATAGACGTTTTTTTCCCCTTACGTTTCATGCTTTGACGTTCGCTTGATTCAGAGCTACTGTCTGATGTTGACGTTGATTTCCGCTTACTTCGCTTTCGATGTCGcctactttttcttttttttgaataaCTCGGTGTTTCCGATGAACTTCCTGATGAAGACCGATAATAACGATGACGATATCTTGCACAACTTCTACTCCTTCGAGATGGTTCACTTTTTGATCTACTTTTCTTATCTTTTGTATCTCTTTTAATTTTCTGTTCTTTTTCAGGGAATTTGTCATATAATTCGTACTCGCTATCATAACCATCACTAAAACTCCGTTGTTTTTCTATACGCTTTTGTCTGCGTTCAGAATATCTGTCCCCgtatttctttgttttctttCTCATTTTACGATCTTCAGATGAGGTACTACTACAACTCTTTGACTCTATATTATCCCTTTTAATAATACGCCTCCTGTCTGAAACTGGACTTGACAATTCAACTACTTCACGTTTTTCTATTCGAATCCGATCACGTACATCTATTTTTGTACTTGTTACTTTTCTCGTTGGTAACGCAGATATTGGTGCAGCATCAATTACAATATGTGTATTTGAAAGTTTTGTAGCAGGTAATCCACCTtgcatttgtaaatattttgcagTAGACCGATGACCCCTACTTGTTGCACAATCTAAAGGTGTCAAAGGTTCATTTTTTGATGATCTAGCAACAGGATTCACTTCTGCTCCCCGATCTAATAACAGACGGCAAAGATCAGCATTATCGGTAGCCGCAGCAATGTGAAGAGGTGTTCGTCCTTCATGATTCGTTGCATTTACTTGTGACGGTCTTCCATCTAATAACCATTTTACTAATTCTCGGCGTCCTGATGCAACAGCTTCGTGTAATGGCAGATCACCTTTTGAATTTCGCAACCATAGATTTGTACCTCTGGCTCCTAAAAAAAAAGCCATtatgttaaattcaaaatatattctacaaatCAATCGTGCATCTGTCCTTTCCACTGACCAAGAATGCGTACAGTCTCAATTTGTCCTTTAGCAGCTGCTGTATGAGCAGGACTTCTGCCTCTTCGATCCTGTCGATGAGCATCTGCCCCATGAACTAACAAAGCAGAAGTTGCGTCTGCATGACCTAATGCAGCGGCATAGTGTAGTGGAGTACAACCATGCGAGTCGGCGACATCAACACGAGCACCGCAAAGACCTACTAATGTTTCTAGGGCTTCTGTATGTCCTCGCGCCGATGCACAGTGTAAAGCTGTTAACCCATCTCTGTAACAATGgtaaacataaaatcaatatttataacaaacatattGATTAAATGTTGCATTTTAAAGGCAAATcacacaaaaacatttttaatcactgtaatgtagctttctaatgcaaaaacaattaaatgtttaataatttccttAGTATGAATATAAGTGAAAACTAAAACTACTcataaaaaatcgtataaatattattcaatctatTGTAAATGATACCTGTCAGCATCGTCAACACTTGCGCCAGCTTGATGTAACGCTAACACTGCGGCAGCTGAGCCGGCAGATGCAGCCCACAGTAGTGGCGTACGACCATCTGCGTCCCTGACTTCTACTCTCGCATCGCCTTCTTTTACTAAAGCCCGGAGCACTTCCAAGGCTGCTCCTCTGCTCTATGTtatgattgaaaaaatattatgtatattattatgaaaaaatgatACATTGCAgagtattagttatttaaagGATTTGTAAAGCATCTTAAaactgatatatataatataaatattgtaatttgctTACTAATTTACTATGAGaagatagtttaaatttatttttctaacagAATTTTTTGCAATAAGAAATACCTGGTGATCTGTAGCAGCAGGTGCTCCACACATTTGCGCGGCGTAATGCAAGGGATAT harbors:
- the LOC125071150 gene encoding inversin-A, which gives rise to MEKREVSGRGEPIPSILKNSKKHRTGGDLVDKSTKIRREKNGFKKGDANIPLPQGCTPLMYACQQANYKSVIDILNKDPSSVRIRDRSLRSALHYCASSGAGASQAARAACADRVLMAAPSLADARDADGLTPLHLAVVHGNVPLVQTLLAAGADVNAKDNEQHTVVHWATVCGEVGALRAVLAAGADAATPDQHGGYPLHYAAQMCGAPAATDHQSRGAALEVLRALVKEGDARVEVRDADGRTPLLWAASAGSAAAVLALHQAGASVDDADRDGLTALHCASARGHTEALETLVGLCGARVDVADSHGCTPLHYAAALGHADATSALLVHGADAHRQDRRGRSPAHTAAAKGQIETVRILGARGTNLWLRNSKGDLPLHEAVASGRRELVKWLLDGRPSQVNATNHEGRTPLHIAAATDNADLCRLLLDRGAEVNPVARSSKNEPLTPLDCATSRGHRSTAKYLQMQGGLPATKLSNTHIVIDAAPISALPTRKVTSTKIDVRDRIRIEKREVVELSSPVSDRRRIIKRDNIESKSCSSTSSEDRKMRKKTKKYGDRYSERRQKRIEKQRSFSDGYDSEYELYDKFPEKEQKIKRDTKDKKSRSKSEPSRRSRSCARYRHRYYRSSSGSSSETPSYSKKRKSRRHRKRSKRKSTSTSDSSSESSERQSMKRKGKKTSIRIENDSEKQSVNIVKFKNINKPQDIEAEDNSKSKSLPSNSFETNLEIEPVTEAEVSRNKAHSETETDTISVKTNMVITEAQIHMERESSQHGNSELTVTLDSSNNVSIETTNLSVMHKDLDEQSKQDDKTQKEEDFQSNVIEEKVEIKALDKIEPSTEKDTTEKSFSLKTDEEDITKTIHDSDKVKDESNLKSEIDRPDSLKEVDKEPETLENEQLIIDKHTNDETQNAQIQQRDSNDNSLDIKKITSFQILSGPDKINSDSKDDSKSSIENLGKDQEDKSSPSVSFSNKDEIIKIKESDNASECLMGEHIINNKNDEKTEKELLKQSESVLAKDHDEVLTISKAASSEDIQIPDKGIITILDNDTINQGPDERDCETSLPLSQISPRRISKSSKDSQVSSRKSSIYETESYKVLSDTVGTAELSVGILKKSNTMGEETMRAVRESSFGRIPSISDNEIYYSLSEANGRRKRFRKKGRLKSRITIRSKSENSERGYESSGLMDSGFEPSPRPVQRFIMSPRLNAYYQQRRSARHIGKSDSKIPVRKPGDKKAVDMKSVTQRIQTNMRRYYCERKIFQHLLELKRLQIRTSKANEAVLVKRAIDEFNKSSLSNVGLGPYNSTDYSFSSFEKFLYESLRKLQKSGKRHLDNLPEKAIDFDYGESELYKMSAIPDNPCLCTSKTHRCFHAVHAYTGIPCSAYIPYKWNHHTMPKPATAGTSKSKGFLPKIKSKPPSGKAHVTLEVSHGTERQLIALPAEKLDKNKRYYVTFTVKGSEPPSDDNASPKSSTKTKSG